In Elaeis guineensis isolate ETL-2024a chromosome 1, EG11, whole genome shotgun sequence, a genomic segment contains:
- the LOC105061084 gene encoding UDP-glycosyltransferase 89B2, with protein sequence MAEPVGPHVLAIPYPAQGHMLPLLDLVHLLSSRYRLVVTIAVTTKNRPLLDTLLSRSPAVVPLVLPFPDYPALPPGLENTNGQPPAFFRPLTHALAGLQDPLLRWARCTPHPPSAIISDFFLGWTSDLAAQLGIPRLVFSPSGALVVAVLHVLWRRMPQRSDPDDPDCPISFPEIPNSPVLPWRQVSFFYRTHIVGEPISEFVKEGFLKNIASWGFVFNTFADLERVYLDYHRNDLGHSRVWAVGPLAPPDGPTERGGGASAAVGEIMTWLDGCPEESVLLVAFGSQQVLAPLQAAALAGGLERSGARFIWCATGETAVPEGFEGRMAGRGLVVHGWAPQVAILGHRAVAAFLTHCGWNSVLEAVSAGVAMLTWPMGADQFWNAMLVVEFGVGVALCDGADAVPDADELARVVADSLGDSGKRVRERAKELSRRALEAVKEGGSSWKDLEGLAAELSKVGVK encoded by the coding sequence atggcggAGCCCGTTGGGCCCCACGTGCTGGCGATCCCCTATCCAGCCCAGGGCCACATGCTCCCCCTCCTGGACCTCGTCCACCTTCTCTCCTCCCGCTACCGCCTCGTCGTCACCATCGCCGTCACCACCAAGAACCGCCCCCTCCTCGACACCCTTCTCTCCCGCTCCCCCGCCGTCGTCCCTCTCGTCCTCCCCTTCCCTGACTATCCAGCTCTTCCCCCAGGCCTCGAGAACACCAATGGCCAACCGCCCGCCTTTTTCCGCCCCCTCACCCATGCCCTCGCCGGCCTCCAAGACCCCCTCCTCCGCTGGGCCCGCTGCACTCCCCATCCCCCCTCCGCCATCATCTCCGACTTCTTCCTCGGCTGGACCTCCGACCTCGCCGCCCAGTTGGGCATCCCCCGCCTCGTCTTCTCCCCCTCCGGTGCCCTCGTCGTCGCCGTCTTACACGTCCTCTGGCGCCGGATGCCCCAAAGATCCGATCCTGACGACCCCGATTGCCCCATCTCCTTCCCGGAAATCCCCAATTCCCCTGTTTTACCCTGGCGTCAGGTCTCCTTTTTTTACCGGACCCACATCGTGGGAGAACCAATCTCGGAGTTCGTAAAGGAGGGATTTTTAAAGAACATCGCGAGCTGGGGATTCGTCTTCAACACCTTCGCCGACCTGGAGCGAGTCTATCTGGACTACCACCGGAACGATCTGGGGCACTCCCGGGTCTGGGCGGTGGGGCCCCTGGCTCCGCCGGACGGCCCAACGGAGCGCGGTGGGGGCGCCTCCGCCGCCGTCGGCGAGATCATGACGTGGCTGGACGGTTGCCCGGAGGAGTCGGTGCTGCTGGTGGCCTTCGGGAGCCAGCAGGTTCTGGCGCCGCTGCAGGCGGCGGCGCTGGCTGGGGGGTTGGAGCGGAGCGGAGCGAGGTTTATCTGGTGCGCGACGGGGGAGACGGCGGTGCCGGAGGGGTTCGAAGGGCGGATGGCGGGCCGGGGGCTGGTCGTGCATGGGTGGGCGCCGCAGGTGGCGATCCTGGGGCACCGGGCGGTGGCCGCGTTCTTGACTCACTGCGGGTGGAACTCGGTGCTGGAAGCGGTGTCTGCGGGGGTGGCGATGCTGACGTGGCCAATGGGCGCGGACCAGTTCTGGAACGCAATGCTGGTAGTGGAGTTCGGGGTCGGGGTGGCGCTGTGCGACGGCGCCGACGCGGTGCCCGACGCGGACGAGTTGGCCCGCGTCGTGGCCGACTCGCTAGGCGACTCGGGGAAGAGGGTGAGGGAGCGAGCGAAGGAGCTGAGTCGGAGAGCTTTGGAGGCGGTAAAAGAAGGGGGAAGCTCGTGGAAGGATCTGGAGGGGTTGGCGGCCGAGCTTTCCAAGGTTGGGGTCAAGTGA